GACCAGACAGGACTTGGAACACGTGCAGCATCTATTGAGTCCCGGAAACACAGTGGCTCTAGACATCAAGTGCAGGTTGTTTGGGATTCTACTGGCTCAAGGTCGGTATGATAAAGCCAGAAGGCTCAACCGCAAAGTCATGACGGAGTCGATGGTAGCACTGTGTGCAAAGCACCGCCGGAGTCTCATGGCCTCGAATCATCTGGCCGTTATTGATTATCACCATTACTACGAAGAcgttgagggtgaaggtcAGAAGTTCCGGAATGCTATGGCACTGGCCGCTGAATTCTTTCACCAGTGGAAAGAGGCTTTCGGCGAACACGATCTCGACACATTGAAGAGCATGAGCCTTTTGGCAGGGCTTGTCGTTGAGCAGACGCAATGGGTTCGAGCCAAGGAGATCCATACTCCTGGTGAGGATTACGAAAGAAACGCTGGGGCATGATCACCCAACGAccttgaggagggtgacaACGCTATCGATACTGCTGTACAAGCTAGAGCAGTCCACCGAGGCGAAAAAGGTATGCGAAGAGGTCTTTTCAAACCCGAAAGAGGCTTCTCGGAGAGAATCACGCGGCCTCTCTCAATGCCATGAATCAACTGGAGCTCGTTGACAGCGGCGATGATCCCTACGACGACTTGGTACCCTTTGGGGCGTACACGAGGGGTATGCAAGCACTCTGTGACAATCACCGCACCTATACAGATTCCGTCATACACTTGACACGCAGAATGGCCGCCAAAGATGCCAGTGCTAGGAAACAGGCACTGGTCTTCCAGTGGGACATTGTGCAAGTCTACAAGCGGAAGGATCCGACTCTGACGCGTGATGTGCGCGGCCTGTACCTGCAAACTCTGAGACTGGCCAAAGCCCTGAATGAAGACCAAGACAACAAGGACTTACTTGACCAGGCGCTCGGGTATCTGCAGTGGGTCCTTGGCGACTGTGCAAAGAAGCTGGGGGAAGCCAACAATTTTGCGCGCGAGGTGGTCCTGGAAATGGGGCGGGCTAACATGGTGAGAGGCGAATTGGAAGAAGGCACTGAGCAGATTAGTACTGTGGTGGATGTACGAACTGCCTAGTATGGCGAGGATCATCTTGATACTCTCGTGGCTTTAgagatggaggcggagggggccTGGGAGATGGGCTTACAGGCTCGGGCACTTGATTGCTTGAAGGATTGTATCGAGGAGGTGAAAGCACTTGTGCGGTTTGAGCATGGATTTACCAAGAGAATGCGAGAACGCTGGCAGATTTGGGCTAGCCTTGGCAACGGTGGAAGAGGCAACTCTAGCGGGGGAGGCAGTAGGGGGGGAGGTaatcgggggaggggtaaTAGAGGACGGGGGCAataggggaaggggaagtaGGGGGCGGGGCGGGTAGGAAGCGGGAAAGAGGGGTATGTAGAAGACGATTATGGGCAGTAAGTCAGGAACGTTGGCAGGTTTCTACGCTGGGTAGATGGTGAAAGATCTGTTCGCGCACAAATTCACATTTCGATACACATATTCAACCTGGCAGGTAACACAATGGACGGTTCCTACCCACCCGGCAGAGCAAGAATTATCCTGTTGGGCGACAATTTATTTGGCACTTTATGGTGTGACATTCATATTGGCAAGTGCCGAGTGGAACGACAGCATTGATGCGACACTCTAGTCCCAGAGCCATGTCCCGATGCTGCCCTAGAAGAAATTATATCAGCTTTTCTAAAAGTACTGACGCGTTGGTCACTATGCCGTCAGCAATATTTGAGAAAATAAGTTGGTTATTGGGTTGTAGAGATGGAGCCAGATTTAGACTTGAGGACATCTAGCGTTGGAGGCAAAGAGGGACGAGTGCCTATACCTTGTTCATGGGGCTCTAGATGATGTTGCGTAAGCGCTTGGTACGACATACTTTAAATGTGTCTGTTTGTTGCTAGGTATGGCGTGATGGTATGAGGGCGGTTTGTGGGAACGATACTGAAATCATCCTTTGGGTTTCAGCATGAAGCCCATCAGATAGCGGAGGTACCTGGCCTTTGTGGAAttcatccatctcctcctaTAACTCGCAGCTCGGCAATCGAGTTTGACTCCGTATCTGCATGATCCAGATTATCACCAGTCCCTCGATAGGTATCTGCCTTGTTTGCCGGATTGCAGAGGGGGTGTTACACTACATTTGCTAGTACGGAAGGTATCGTCAGGAACCGCAGCTTGGATGCCCTCGTTGACCCTTTTGATGACCTACTTCACATGGCGATCAATTAGAATATCCTGTGGGCTAGGTTTCACAGCATTGAAGTTGGTCACTCCTTTGACTGTCAGGACGGCAAGCTCAACACCTGAGGTGAGACTGGGTTACCAGTCCCACTCGCTAGAAGAAGGTGATACACTCACCGAGTTCTCTTGCACTATTCCGCTATCTCCGAGGTCACTAGCGCAATTCTTCCCAACTGTCAGTCACGTTCAATGCTACTGTTGCAGTGACGGCACGAGACCAAAAAACCCCGAGCTATCCGTTCGCTTGGGAATAATAAGGTGGTCCTGTCAAATAGATTAAGTCGGTAGTTCGACCTTTCAAGCCATCCAAGCGAGGAAAATAGGAAGGATCATGTGGCATCAGGGACTGCATGGAAGAAGCCGTTGGGGATTCTGAAGGAGGTTTTTTGTGCCGCGCTATTGCAGTCTAAGAACAGGGAACTCGATGGCTATGCTGTGGGAAATATAGTGTGTTTAATATCAAGCAATAAGCGATTTCCAGGCGCCCGGTTCTGCTCTTGTCAACTCAGCCCTGCCCATAGGTTAAGTGACGAATTGACAGCTAAAGATCGACAATCTTGACAGGCGGGGGGACCTGGGGTAACCGTGCTGGATCGGACCCAGACCAAAGAAATCAAGCTGCGGATTTAACACAGTTTTCGATCTACATACCCGATGAATCCCTCAATCACGAAAGTGACGGTCATAGCTACGCCACGGCGTATAAGCTAATAGCACCGAATCGCATGGCTGTACTTTGCAGTCTCCTCGGAACAAGCTGCCGATGGGTCCTATTGCTCCTCAGCCACACAGCAAAAGCTGGTCGCTGATGGGCGTGGCCCCCTTCTCGAATTTTGAAACCAATCAGTGCTTACCCTTTGCGAAGGAGCAGGTGCAATCTCCCTCAGAGAACACGAACAGAATGCCGGCATCCCAAGGTTACATTCTTCGCACTGCGACGTTGGGACCGTGCAGGAAGGATGTTAGCGAACTGACACGTCCCGCAGGCTGGCGTTGGGACGGTGGCACCCCATGCAGATCAAAGCCGGGCTTCGCACTTCAGCGAGTCCGTTAAGGGATGCCGAACCCCTATCGTTCTTCCAGAAGCTTACGAGCCTAAAATAGATGAATATTGCGACGGTGATATACATCTTGTTTCTCACAGCATTAATACAACGCCATCGCTAACTCCGCGAACCACCATAGTTACCCCTGGGTATTGTTAGTGGTGGGCTGTTACAATATGGACAGGTTCGAGAAAGGATTCGTAAGCTCTTCAATAGTGTGATGTCAACTTCCAGCCGCCGTAACGCTCAATAATCAATACGCCCATAGCAGACTAACAAGGTTGGCCGTTTGAACTTAAAAAGATGAGATGACGGGTGGCGCCGGCTCGGATTTAGGTCTGTACGACTAACCTCAACCTTGGCATAAGGGACGTTTGTAGGCCAAGTAGACGTCGGATGCGATATGCAGCCGTCTTACTCATGCACTGAGATCTCGACCTGATTCATGTGATtaagaagaagctcgccgGATCTTGTGTGACCGATGCCAGAGCCCTGGAAACCAACACGAACAACGATGACGCTCTGGCAAGGTTGACAAGGACCACTTGCTCCCGGGAGCAGCCACGTGCAGCCGCATATCACATATCTCTACTGCTTACTTACTTTCCTACCCATGAGCCATGGGTCCTAGGTACTGTTCCTCCCGACAAAAACGGCTCCCGCGCCACACTGACCTTGACAGCTCGCGGGTGCGCTGCGCTCGGCCGAATCCTTCTTCACACCGAACTCTGCTCCATACCCAGGGTAGTTTGGATACCAACTAGGTTCCCATCACGAAAGCCCTCTGACTCCTATCCGCAGTCACCCACTATGGAATGTGTAACCCCCCGCGCGGCCCTAATTTTCATCCCATATTGCGACCCTAACGTTGACGCAAGGTACACTCCGCGGCTCGTACCACGTGGCCCCATGTCCCTCGTCTGAACAATAGGGGCACCCGCAAGCTGGGAGCAAAGACCCAATCCGAGCTTGTCACCATTCAAGGAAAGGATCGTCACCTTGCAGCTTTTATTGACATCTAGCGCCTCCTCTGGTATCAACATCAGCCATGACAAGCCCTCGAGAGCTGATGTCGTATATACGAGACGGCACAAAGTTCCTCGACAGCTTCATCGTGTATCAGGCACTGATACCTAGTCGTCCAGGAACAAACATGACAATGCTTAGACACGGCTCTTTGATCCCGCAGGGTGCGTGCTCAAgctgaccaccaccgccatccccaCGCTCTGGACGAATGCGGCGCTGTTAAAATTACCATCACCAATGCTTCCCTTTTCTGTGAAGTCTGCCTGGAGCGGTGGCATGATCGGTCCGCCGTTGCGGATGAGGCAGGATGAAGCTATCCTCGTGGACATGGAGTTATCGGGCTGGCCGGAAACCTTCCTATACCCTGGAGGAAATATTGATTTCAAAGACGCCTTCGTTGAAGACATCACGAGTATAAGAAGATGGCCATGTGCGCGTTATCAAACACCTTTGTCTCACATCTTCAAGCTGAGAAGGAGCCTTCGGAATACTACCTACTTCTTACACTCTTTTGATATCATTACTTTGCTTGACCAGCCGGTCCATCAGACACTATGAAGCAGACGCTTCTTGCCCTCGGGGCTTTCTTTACAGCCGTCACGGCTATCGCCCTTCCTCTTGACTCTTTGCAGTCGAACCCTCATCTCACACCTCTGAAGCCTCGTCAGGGTTGTGAAAACACTCCGACTTCCCGTGAATGCTGGGGAGAGTTTGGTCTCGATACCAATTACTACACCACCTGGCCCAACACCGGAAACACCAGGGAGTACTGGCTCTCTGTCCAGCAGGGAGACTGCTCCCCTGACGGCTACCTTCGAACATGCATGACCTTTAACGGCACTATTCCTGGCCCCACGATCTTTGCCGATTGGGGTGATGACCTTGTCATCCATGTCACCAATAACATGCTGGAGAACGGGACAGCCATTCACTGGCATGGTCTCCATATGAGGGATAACTCTCTTAATGATGGTATGTTGACTTTCTCATACTACTCCCCCACGAGGGATCATAATGTTAACGGGTGTTGATAGGCGTGCCTGGCGTTACTCAGTGTGGTATCCGCCCTGGTGACACCCAGACCTACCGGTTCAAGGTCACCCAATATGGCTCGACTTGGTACCACTCTCATTTCTCTCTGCAGTACGCTGAAGGTCTCTTTGGCGGCATGATCTTCAATGGTCCGGCTACTGCAGACTATGAGGTTGACCTTGGCAACTTGTTCCTCTCTGACTGGGGCCACACCGAGGCATTCCATCTCTGGAGTACTGTCGCCAAGGGCGGTAGGCCTCCCACGCTTGAAACAGGTCTCATCAACGGCACCAACACCATTACTCCTAACTGCAACCCTGCCACCGACGCTCGCTGCGTTGGACAGGGTGCAAAGCACGAGATCATTTTCAAGGAGAACACAACATATCTCATCCGTCTCGTCAACCCAGCTGTTGACTCAGTGTTCGACTTCAGCATTGATCAGCATGACCTGACTGTTATCGCCCAAGATCTTGTCCCAATCAAGCCTTACACCACAGACTCGGTTCAGATCTCCATGGGCCAAAGATATGATATCGTCGTCACAGCCAAacccaagaacaagaccgCCGACGGCAACTACTGGCTCCGCGCCGGACTCATCGCAGGATGCAGCGGTCCCAACCTCAACGCTGCAAGCATCACCGGCATTGTCCGCTACGACGAGGATAGCACTgcactcccctcctccaccaaccacaacaccattTCCACCAGCTGCCTCGGCGAACCTCTCGCCAGTCTCAAGCCCTATCTCGAACTGAACGTGACAAACAtgttcaacaccaccctcgagaACCTGGGCACCAGGCCACAGGGCGTCGACGGCGCGGAGTGGTTCCAGTGGACGCTCAATACCTCCTCCCTGCACCTCGACCCGTCCCACCCCACGCTGGAGCACGTCTTTAACAACGAAAGCATCTTCCCCACCCCTTACAACGTGGTGGGTGTGCAGCCTTCCGGCACCGGTGAGCAGCAGTGGCAGGTGCTCATCATCCAAGACCAAACTCAGATTGGGTAAGTTTCTCCCCTGCCCTTTcccctcaccatccatcatTGACTAACGCTCCTTCTCAGCGCCGCCCACCCAATCCACCTCCACGGTCACGACTTCTGGGTACTGGCCGCAGTTCCCCAAGCAACCTTCAACGGCGACACCTCCGGTTtcaacaccgccaacccctcccgCCGCGACGTCGCCGTCCTCCCCGGGCGCGGCTACCTCGCTATCGCGTTCGAGCTCGACAACCCCGGTGCTTGGCTGGTGCACTGTCACATCGCCTGGCACGCCAGCCAGGGCTTGTCCCTGGAATTTGTTGAGAGCCAGAGCAAGATCAGGAGCGGACTGCTGCAGAGGGACATCGATGAGTTTGAGCGGACTTGCCAGAGGTGGACGGGCTGGCCGCCTGTTCACCCGCAGGAGGACTCTGGTATCTAAGTGAGATTTCAGGCTCCTAGGAGGTGGTAGTTTCTTTTGTACCTGCTGTACCTACATGGGGGTTTCTTTGAATTTTTGGGTCTTGGATAActggttggtggttgcgCATAGACGGGGTCTCGTTATGGGGTTGTGTTAGTGTATGAGAACACTCTCAAGGTATTTCGTGCAGGGTAACAAACTGACAGGGAAATGTACTTTTCGATTGGGTTTGTCATTGAAACATTGGTTCATGTGCACTATGTGGGGATGAATGATGTTTGGATGAGTGATGTTTGGATGAGAGATGTGTGGGTAAGTGATGCCTTCGAGAGTAATGTTTCAATGACCAAGCGAATCCTGGACAGCCGTATCTTATGAGATGAGAAGTGCCTGGATAAATCATGCCTGGACAGGTAAGGTAATGTCATGATGAGTCGTGCCGGAATAAGTTATGTTGTGACGGTTGATGCCTCACACATAAGGATTTCCTACAACGACAATGTCTGTATGAGTAATGTTTGCATAGTCAATATTTGCATAAAGAATATCTGGATAAAAATGTCTGATTGACCAAATCGCTTGATCAGTGATGTCTAGATAAGTGATGCCTGGGCAAATGGCACCCGGATGTGCGAGGGAGGGTGTGGGAGACTACGCCTGTTGCATTGTTGGGTAGCGTAGATGAAGTAGCGTTGGGTTGTTCGTCCGACGAGGTTCGTACTGCCTCCCTTGTTCTCGTCTGTTCACTGACTGCGTTGCAATTACCCATCACGGATTTATGAGTATATGTTCCCAGGCAATAGACGGAACGCTACAGCCAACGTGAATGGCGTTCCTGCTCTCAAGTGGACCTCCACAAGTCACTGTCGGTCCATATATCGTACACAAATCACACTTATTGAGCCTCTTCCAGTCTTGGAAGATACACCTGCTCAATCCTCACTCTCATGACCCTCTCAGCAGAAGCAGGATCCATCCCCTTTCCCTGCTCGGGACcagccctcatcatcttgccGACCAAGAATCCCAGCTTGCCCTGGGGGTAGGCTTTGCTCTTTCCCTGCTTAAACTTGAGGAAGTCCTGCAACACCTTCTCCTGGCCCTCGATCACCTCATCAGCAATGGCCGCATAGTCTGCCTCGGTAATTTCCTTGTACCACAAGTCTTGACTGTCAATCTGCTCAGTCACTCCACCAGTCGCAATCGTTCCCCGGAAAACATCCCAGAGCAAATCCTTCGCCACCTTGGCCGTGACCTTCTTCTGATGCAAGTAAAACAAAATGGCAGCCAAATCCTGCTCCGGCACTTGACTGGtgacctcctcagcagcggcctcccccacctcttCCGCCTCAGCCAACTTCCCCAACTCATGCAGACACCAATTTGCCGCCAGCATTGTATGCCTCTgctcccccccttccaccgccTCAACCCCTAacatcctctccaactcctccaacaccccatAAAAAtactccaacctcccctccatcaacatcaacgccaTCGCATCCCTCTCGCTCaacccaaacctccccatcaataccccaacctcctcatccggcAACATGCCCATTGtttcctccaacctctccaccaagtccctcccaatcaccaccggccccaaA
The sequence above is a segment of the Podospora pseudoanserina strain CBS 124.78 chromosome 5, whole genome shotgun sequence genome. Coding sequences within it:
- a CDS encoding hypothetical protein (EggNog:ENOG503NVU0; COG:Q; CAZy:AA1), which translates into the protein MKQTLLALGAFFTAVTAIALPLDSLQSNPHLTPLKPRQGCENTPTSRECWGEFGLDTNYYTTWPNTGNTREYWLSVQQGDCSPDGYLRTCMTFNGTIPGPTIFADWGDDLVIHVTNNMLENGTAIHWHGLHMRDNSLNDGVPGVTQCGIRPGDTQTYRFKVTQYGSTWYHSHFSLQYAEGLFGGMIFNGPATADYEVDLGNLFLSDWGHTEAFHLWSTVAKGGRPPTLETGLINGTNTITPNCNPATDARCVGQGAKHEIIFKENTTYLIRLVNPAVDSVFDFSIDQHDLTVIAQDLVPIKPYTTDSVQISMGQRYDIVVTAKPKNKTADGNYWLRAGLIAGCSGPNLNAASITGIVRYDEDSTALPSSTNHNTISTSCLGEPLASLKPYLELNVTNMFNTTLENLGTRPQGVDGAEWFQWTLNTSSLHLDPSHPTLEHVFNNESIFPTPYNVVGVQPSGTGEQQWQVLIIQDQTQIGAAHPIHLHGHDFWVLAAVPQATFNGDTSGFNTANPSRRDVAVLPGRGYLAIAFELDNPGAWLVHCHIAWHASQGLSLEFVESQSKIRSGLLQRDIDEFERTCQRWTGWPPVHPQEDSGI